A single window of Sphingobacterium sp. ML3W DNA harbors:
- a CDS encoding D-TA family PLP-dependent enzyme: protein MMKPWYVLNEELMVDSPALLVYEQRVDDNIQKAIAMVGGDTSRIRPHVKTNKSFDVCAAFRASGIHQFKCATIAEAEVLGEVGAKDALLAYQPVGPKITRLIQLKKHYPKTIYSCLIDHVQSARALNEACLAADCHMDVYIDVNIGMNRTGASIERVEALAMEILALPGLRLLGVHGYDGHIYNGNSQMREEQSHASYVLLLEAHQVLLELCSSVSRMIIGGTPSFSYHSERPDVVCSPGTFVFWDYGYEQALQEQPFEYAALLMSRVISIIDKNHLCLDLGYKAVACESSLPRVHFLNGAELEQIGQSEEHMVVKVPDSVKYEIGHVFYAVPRHICPTVAMYEKLVVVVDGDIDGYWSVKARDRKIKY, encoded by the coding sequence ATGATGAAACCATGGTATGTATTAAATGAGGAGTTGATGGTAGATTCGCCAGCACTCTTGGTCTACGAACAAAGGGTAGACGATAATATACAAAAGGCAATCGCTATGGTCGGTGGGGATACTAGTCGTATCAGGCCCCATGTAAAAACGAATAAATCGTTTGATGTTTGTGCTGCATTTCGAGCCTCAGGTATCCATCAATTTAAATGTGCGACGATTGCCGAGGCCGAGGTGTTAGGAGAGGTGGGGGCAAAAGATGCACTTTTGGCCTATCAACCAGTTGGACCAAAGATTACACGCTTGATTCAGTTGAAAAAGCATTATCCAAAGACTATCTATTCATGTCTTATCGATCATGTACAAAGTGCTAGAGCATTAAATGAGGCTTGTCTGGCTGCAGATTGTCATATGGATGTGTATATTGATGTTAATATTGGCATGAATAGAACTGGTGCCTCAATAGAGCGGGTGGAAGCGTTGGCGATGGAAATACTAGCGCTTCCTGGATTACGATTACTAGGAGTGCACGGATATGATGGTCATATTTACAACGGTAATTCACAAATGAGAGAAGAACAGAGCCATGCTTCATACGTTCTGTTGCTTGAAGCCCATCAAGTTTTATTGGAGTTATGCAGTTCAGTCTCCAGAATGATTATTGGTGGTACCCCATCTTTTAGCTATCATTCGGAAAGACCAGATGTGGTCTGCAGTCCAGGTACTTTTGTGTTTTGGGATTACGGTTATGAACAAGCTTTACAAGAACAACCTTTTGAATATGCTGCGCTCTTAATGAGTAGGGTAATCAGTATTATAGACAAGAATCACCTTTGTCTGGATCTCGGTTATAAAGCTGTGGCTTGTGAATCGTCTCTACCTCGTGTTCATTTTTTAAATGGAGCTGAATTAGAACAAATTGGACAAAGTGAGGAACATATGGTGGTTAAGGTTCCTGATTCTGTGAAGTACGAAATTGGTCATGTCTTCTATGCTGTACCTAGACATATCTGCCCGACGGTAGCTATGTACGAGAAATTAGTGGTCGTTGTAGATGGGGATATTGATGGCTATTGGTCTGTGAAAGCACGTGACCGAAAAATTAAATATTAA
- a CDS encoding glycoside hydrolase family 130 protein, which translates to MYKPVQVNRKNIYFRPDTKRVLARFFSLGDERSVKVIHRVLRLSDTQQKEVFGQVLRSYSQRHRSIVKVFERNFDRIRHLMERIEMPTDKISMTAKLLIGSYFTMEYSIESAALFNPSIVEHPDQTELFEGEKRVIISFRATGEGHVSSIVFRSGFIDKSNDIHLDVVGTLLDKPINIKNHRYNKNSFFSKLLELHPHTAEAMEKLSQKLTETFTYEELKRYVEEIRAEIEHTEDNDSILKQAVWLGSSHYEMTFSLDTSISERVIFPISDTEKRGIEDARFVRFITPKGEVIYYATYTAYDGISILPKLLTTKDFYHFTVKPIHGEIANKGAAIFPRKVNGKYAMLCRIDGENNYIAYSDYINIWNEAIHLVQEPENPYEFIQLGNCGSPIETAEGWLIITHAVGPMREYVIGASLLDLENPHIEIGRLSLPILTPNNMEREGYVPNVVYSCGAIVHNDQLIMPYAMSDYASTYATINLKDLIQAILLPGI; encoded by the coding sequence ATGTATAAGCCCGTTCAAGTTAATAGGAAGAATATTTATTTTAGACCTGATACAAAACGTGTACTTGCGCGGTTCTTTTCATTGGGCGATGAGCGCTCGGTAAAAGTTATTCATCGGGTGCTGAGATTATCAGATACGCAGCAAAAAGAAGTTTTTGGTCAAGTGCTGCGGAGTTATTCGCAGCGACACCGTAGTATTGTGAAGGTTTTCGAACGTAATTTTGACCGGATACGGCATTTAATGGAAAGAATTGAAATGCCTACAGATAAAATATCAATGACGGCTAAATTGTTAATTGGCTCTTATTTCACGATGGAATATTCCATTGAATCGGCAGCTTTATTTAACCCTTCGATTGTAGAACACCCGGATCAGACAGAACTATTTGAAGGAGAGAAACGCGTTATTATCAGCTTTAGGGCAACAGGTGAAGGGCATGTTTCTTCCATCGTATTTCGTTCAGGATTTATCGACAAAAGTAATGATATTCATTTGGATGTTGTCGGAACTTTATTGGATAAACCTATTAATATCAAGAATCATCGTTATAATAAGAATAGTTTTTTTTCTAAATTGTTAGAACTGCATCCGCATACGGCAGAGGCAATGGAAAAGTTAAGTCAAAAGCTGACAGAAACATTTACTTACGAAGAATTGAAGCGCTATGTGGAAGAGATTAGGGCTGAAATAGAGCATACTGAAGATAATGATAGTATATTGAAACAGGCGGTATGGTTGGGTTCATCGCATTATGAGATGACTTTTTCATTGGATACATCAATATCTGAACGTGTTATTTTTCCGATTTCTGATACTGAAAAAAGAGGGATTGAAGATGCACGTTTTGTTCGTTTTATCACCCCAAAAGGAGAAGTTATCTATTACGCGACCTATACCGCTTACGATGGTATTAGTATTTTGCCTAAATTATTGACAACCAAAGATTTTTATCATTTCACAGTGAAGCCTATCCATGGTGAAATTGCTAATAAAGGGGCAGCTATTTTTCCGAGAAAGGTGAATGGTAAGTATGCAATGCTCTGTCGTATCGATGGCGAAAACAATTATATCGCTTATTCGGATTATATCAATATCTGGAACGAAGCCATCCACTTGGTACAAGAACCTGAGAATCCCTATGAGTTTATACAATTGGGTAACTGCGGCTCCCCAATTGAAACCGCAGAAGGTTGGTTAATTATTACGCATGCTGTTGGCCCTATGCGTGAATATGTGATAGGTGCTTCATTGTTGGATTTGGAAAATCCACATATTGAAATAGGAAGGCTGAGCCTTCCTATCTTGACACCAAATAATATGGAACGCGAAGGCTATGTACCTAACGTTGTATATTCTTGTGGTGCAATTGTGCATAATGACCAACTCATTATGCCTTATGCAATGTCGGATTACGCGTCTACGTATGCCACGATAAATCTGAAGGATCTAATTCAAGCTATTCTGCTACCTGGAATTTGA
- a CDS encoding glycosyltransferase family 4 protein: MKIAYISTYLPKQCGIATFTNDLIHSIDHQDSEIIQHVIALSDRPYSYPEEVVFQINPQQQLDYIQAADFINENKYDCVVLEHEYGIFGGNSGVYILSLINQLHMPLLVNLHTILEKPNIDERAILIEIAKRASIIVVMSSYAINLLQKIYHVHEDKIRLIPHGVPAFDYQQDRAKEKLQLAHKKIILTFGFIARNKGIETVILALPKVVQEYPDTVYLLVGKTHPNVLRESGEEYREYLISLIKEKGLEEHVIFVNDFVSTEALTTYLTACDIYITPYINEAQITSGTLSFAVGAGAAVLSTPYWHAKDLLADGRGILFDFKNYKELKNILIDLFDNPKKLEELRSRARHHGEKTTWRKLGATYTKVLQKLSSTKVSSDAKTKISRLESLPKFRWDHLDRLTNHVGIIQHATFATPNYREGYCLDDNARALLVSLMQYDAFGEKATKKRISTYLNYIYYAQREDGLFHNFMNFQNEFLEETGSEDSFGRAIWALGYLFNTAPFVDFYQLGSNMFFKALPHFENLKSIRAIAYTMMGIAEYLKQQPNDEHVTELLRRLAFKLVHEYDASADEEWKWFEPVLAYDNAIIPLAILMSTKFLNDDKLKKIGFTSFHFLENIIMQHGFLSIIGNQKWAKQNQNMSKFGQQPIDVTATVLLFREVYEITKNEEYFEKMIRSFEWFLGENDLKLPLYDHNTKGCCDGLETYGINRNQGAESTLCYFISYITVYKALKIKFQVAE; encoded by the coding sequence ATGAAAATAGCCTACATCAGTACTTATTTACCGAAACAGTGTGGAATAGCAACTTTTACAAATGATCTAATCCATTCCATAGACCACCAAGATTCGGAAATAATTCAACATGTTATTGCCCTCTCTGACCGTCCGTATTCCTATCCTGAAGAGGTTGTATTTCAAATCAACCCACAGCAACAATTAGACTATATCCAAGCAGCAGATTTTATCAATGAAAACAAATATGACTGCGTTGTATTGGAGCATGAATACGGCATATTTGGGGGCAATAGTGGTGTGTATATCCTGTCATTGATCAATCAATTACACATGCCTCTATTGGTCAACTTACATACTATCCTTGAAAAACCAAATATCGATGAAAGGGCTATTCTTATTGAAATTGCTAAGCGCGCCTCTATTATAGTCGTCATGAGTTCTTACGCTATAAATTTATTGCAAAAAATATACCATGTTCATGAAGACAAGATCCGTTTAATACCGCACGGTGTACCCGCTTTTGATTATCAACAAGATCGTGCAAAAGAGAAACTACAGTTAGCACATAAAAAAATAATCCTAACTTTTGGTTTCATCGCCCGAAATAAAGGTATTGAAACAGTGATTCTTGCGCTCCCAAAAGTCGTACAGGAATATCCCGACACCGTTTACCTTCTGGTCGGAAAAACCCATCCCAATGTTTTACGCGAATCGGGAGAAGAATACCGGGAGTACCTCATCAGCCTCATCAAAGAAAAAGGGCTAGAAGAACATGTTATTTTTGTAAATGATTTTGTTAGTACCGAGGCATTGACCACCTACCTAACTGCTTGCGACATCTATATAACACCGTATATCAACGAAGCTCAGATTACCAGTGGAACATTATCATTTGCTGTAGGCGCTGGAGCAGCGGTTCTCTCTACTCCCTATTGGCATGCTAAAGATCTATTAGCTGATGGCCGTGGTATTTTATTTGACTTCAAAAATTATAAAGAATTAAAAAACATACTTATTGACTTATTCGACAATCCGAAAAAACTCGAAGAACTCCGAAGCAGAGCCCGTCATCACGGTGAAAAGACAACATGGCGAAAATTAGGAGCTACCTATACCAAGGTACTTCAGAAATTATCTTCGACCAAAGTCAGCAGTGATGCTAAAACAAAAATATCCAGACTCGAGAGTCTACCCAAATTTAGATGGGATCATTTAGACCGCTTAACCAACCATGTCGGTATTATCCAACATGCAACCTTTGCAACACCCAATTATCGGGAAGGATACTGCCTTGATGATAATGCCCGAGCATTATTAGTCAGCCTGATGCAGTACGATGCCTTTGGAGAAAAGGCCACAAAGAAACGGATATCCACCTACCTGAACTACATTTATTATGCACAAAGAGAAGATGGCTTATTTCACAACTTCATGAACTTCCAAAATGAGTTTTTAGAAGAGACCGGATCCGAAGACTCTTTTGGTAGAGCTATTTGGGCATTGGGGTATTTATTCAATACCGCTCCTTTCGTCGACTTCTACCAATTGGGGTCAAATATGTTTTTCAAGGCACTTCCTCATTTTGAAAATTTAAAATCCATACGCGCCATTGCCTATACCATGATGGGAATAGCCGAATACCTTAAACAACAACCCAACGACGAGCATGTAACGGAATTACTACGTAGACTGGCTTTTAAATTAGTACATGAATACGACGCCAGTGCCGATGAAGAATGGAAGTGGTTTGAACCTGTACTAGCATATGACAACGCTATCATTCCACTTGCTATACTCATGTCTACCAAATTTTTAAATGATGATAAGCTCAAAAAAATTGGATTCACAAGCTTTCATTTCTTAGAAAACATCATCATGCAACACGGATTCCTATCCATTATCGGAAATCAAAAATGGGCTAAACAGAACCAAAACATGAGCAAATTTGGTCAACAACCCATTGATGTAACAGCAACCGTGCTTCTCTTTAGAGAGGTTTATGAAATCACCAAAAATGAAGAATATTTCGAAAAAATGATCCGTTCATTTGAATGGTTTTTAGGCGAAAATGACTTAAAACTCCCGCTTTACGACCATAATACCAAAGGTTGTTGCGATGGCTTAGAGACCTATGGTATCAATCGTAATCAAGGTGCCGAAAGTACACTATGCTATTTTATATCATACATCACCGTTTATAAAGCTCTTAAAATCAAATTCCAGGTAGCAGAATAG
- a CDS encoding CsbD family protein codes for MSELTWKGRWNELKGKVKQQYAELTDDDLLYSEGKEDELLGKLQTKTGKTKEEVEDWLDKMK; via the coding sequence ATGAGCGAATTAACATGGAAAGGCCGTTGGAACGAGCTAAAAGGTAAAGTAAAACAGCAATACGCAGAATTGACCGATGATGACTTGCTTTATTCGGAAGGAAAAGAAGATGAATTGTTGGGTAAGTTGCAAACAAAAACAGGGAAAACTAAGGAAGAAGTTGAAGATTGGTTAGATAAAATGAAATAG